The proteins below come from a single Corylus avellana chromosome ca3, CavTom2PMs-1.0 genomic window:
- the LOC132176078 gene encoding uncharacterized protein LOC132176078: MAKAELNSSAMTTSPHKWLLMFFLLSTTFSFNSFSSSATQPQDYYHHCSSTVPSSPQNKAPLPKFPLPRTHEGYYTGGNPVLEPNPFAFSSGFLNSIFLRTLSVYDTEVPGLFKLEGRLTFPSANKYNKMEDFSYPRQVYYSTSERSSVSFKLEGFWSESKGDLCMVGSASAYTKEGNLLDLSAVLKLHNLISSTNITSLITGSFESLSTSANDPTHFEKISVLLLPQMEYKYTPVSGDFKNGNDLPKGLSLSSLPKHQLCSVALGGFHPFKLRYDSGCNSATNCSPFDAGMGYVPRFMSMSMIKCSEDKETMRVLVEFPPNTSYISYYRSFNPETTLVGEGTWDETEHQLCIVACRISGVKESWVNARVGDCSTRLTLRFPAIWSIKDVSDMVGEISTNKTMQEKGYFDRIMFRSVRNRMAGVPDLKYQYTEIDTARKLCQKSEKPARIKGARYPNGSSISVMRFDSSVKNSTGTIGWGYSVPISVGALFYEYSSSQDSEAEAPDLGGSGPVNISYHINLQSYNGFSPFNASSTSYESYEILAEGIYDAETGRLCMVGCRNIGSDDQIPRNDSWDCEILVEFQFPSLNSRRGGYIKGSINSARHKSDKLYFERLELSATYEDGSSIWRMDVEIVMVLISTTLSCVFVVLQIFHVKRHPHVLPLISLVMLSVLTLGQLVPLVLNFEALFFRSSSRWNIMHESDGWLEANEVIVRVTGMVAFLLQFRLLQKTWSARWSDGNQKSLWGAEKKVLFVALPLYIAGALVPVVVNLLNSSENDVMMASAASITSSYPPRSLWGGLKSYAGLVLDGFLLPQILLNMFWNTKRSSLSCSFYLGNTFVRLLPHAYDLYRAHKYAHHYDGSYIYANPGADFYSYTWDVVIPLGGLLFALIIYLQQKFGGRCIFPRRLRELEGYEKVPVSVSSDA; encoded by the exons ATGGCGAAGGCAGAACTGAACTCTTCTGCAATGACAACCTCTCCACACAAATGGCTTCTCATGTTTTTCCTCCTTTCCACCACCTTCTCTTTCAACTCTTTCTCATCCTCAGCAACTCAACCCCAAGATTACTACCATCACTGCTCTTCAACCGTCCCTTCATCCCCACAAAACAAAGCTCCACTCCCAAAATTTCCTCTTCCACGCACCCATGAAGGTTACTATACCGGCGGCAACCCAGTTCTGGAACCAAACCCGTTTGCATTTTCGTCCGGTTTCTTAAACTCCATCTTTCTTCGCACGCTGTCCGTCTATGACACCGAAGTTCCAGGCTTGTTCAAGCTTGAAGGGCGTTTAACATTTCCAAGCGCGAATAAGTACAACAAGATGGAAGATTTCTCGTATCCCCGCCAGGTATACTATTCTACGTCTGAAAGAAGTTCTGTAAGCTTTAAACTCGAGGGGTTCTGGTCAGAATCAAAGGGAGATCTTTGTATGGTTGGATCAGCCTCTGCATACACTAAAGAAGGTAATTTGCTTGATCTTTCTGCTGTTCTTAAACTCCATAATCTCATAAGTTCCACTAATATTACTAGTTTGATTACTGGATCTTTTGAGAGCTTGAGTACTTCTGCCAATGATCCAACCCACTTTGAGAAAATTTCTGTATTGTTGCTTCCTCAAATGGAGTATAAATACACACCAGTTTCGGGAGATTTCAAAAACGGAAATGATCTTCCAAAGGGTTTATCACTTAGTTCTCTTCCAAAACACCAATTATGCTCAGTAGCCTTGGGGGGATTCCATCCGTTCAAATTGAGATACGACAGCGGCTGCAATTCTGCAACGAATTGCAGTCCGTTTGATGCAGGCATGGGATATGTTCCTCGTTTCATGTCCATGTCTATGATCAAGTGTTCTGAGGACAAAGAAACGATGCGGGTTCTCGTGGAGTTTCCTCCGAACACTAGCTACATCAGTTATTACCGGAGTTTCAATCCTGAAACGACTCTGGTTGGGGAAGGAACATGGGATGAAACAGAGCATCAGCTCTGCATCGTTGCATGCCGAATTTCGGGCGTGAAGGAATCTTGGGTTAATGCTCGTGTGGGTGATTGTTCAACAAGATTGACCTTGAGGTTTCCTGCAATCTGGTCAATCAAAGATGTTAGTGACATGGTGGGGGAAATTTCGACCAACAAAACCATGCAAGAGAAAGGTTATTTCGACAGGATCATGTTTCGAAGTGTTCGGAATAGAATGGCCGGGGTTCCTGACTTGAAGTATCAGTATACAGAAATTGACACTGCCAGGAAGTTATGCCAGAAATCTGAGAAGCCTGCTAGAATCAAAGGGGCAAGATACCCAAATGGGTCTTCTATTTCCGTCATGAGATTTGATTCCTCTGTGAAAAATTCTACAGGAACAATCGGTTGGGGTTATTCAGTTCCCATATCTGTTGGTGCTCTGTTTTATGAGTATTCAAGCTCTCAAGACTCTGAAGCGGAGGCACCAGATCTCGGCGGCAGCGGTCCAGTCAATATCAGCTACCATATAAACCTTCAATCGTACAATGGGTTTTCTCCGTTTAACGCATCTTCAACCTCATATGAGAGCTATGAGATTTTGGCTGAAGGGATATATGATGCGGAAACAGGACGCTTGTGTATGGTAGGCTGCCGAAATATTGGCTCTGACGATCAAATACCAAGAAATGATTCTTGGGATTGTGAGATTCTTGTTGAATTTCAATTCCCTTCATTAAATTCGAGGCGTGGAGGTTACATCAAGGGAAGCATTAATAGCGCACGGCACAAATCTGATAAACTTTACTTTGAGCGTTTAGAGTTGTCTGCAACTTACGAGGATGGATCTTCCATATGGAGGATGGATGTGGAGATTGTCATGGTACTTATCTCCACCACGCTGTCGTGTGTTTTTGTGGTTCTGCAGATCTTTCATGTGAAAAGGCACCCTCATGTGCTTCCCTTGATCTCCCTTGTCATGCTTTCAGTTCTCACTTTAGGCCAACTGGTGCCTCTTGTGCTGAACTTTGAAGCCCTGTTCTTCAGGAGTTCGAGCCGGTGGAACATAATGCACGAAAGCGACGGATGGCTCGAAGCGAACGAG GTGATTGTTAGGGTGACAGGAATGGTAGCTTTCTTGCTGCAATTCCGTCTTCTGCAAAAAACATGGTCAGCAAGATGGAGTGATGGAAATCAAAAGAGCTTGTGGGGTGCTGAGAAGAAGGTTCTCTTCGTGGCTTTACCATTATATATAGCAGGGGCTTTAGTTCCTGTGGTGGTGAACTTGTTGAACAGCAGTGAAAATGATGTTATGATGGCCTCGGCGGCTTCCATTACAAGTAGTTACCCACCACGTTCTCTTTGGGGAGGCTTGAAATCTTATGCTGGTTTGGTCTTGGACGGTTTTCTATTGCCTCAAATACTGCTCAACATGTTCTGGAACACAAAAAGGAGCAGTCTTTCTTGTTCATTCTACCTCGGAAACACTTTTGTTCGGTTGCTGCCACATGCATATGATCTTTACAGGGCTCACAAGTATGCTCACCACTATGATGGCTCATACATATATGCAAATCCTGGTGCAGATTTTTACTCCTATACTTGGGATGTTGTTATTCCTCTTGGGGGTTTGCTTTTTGCCTTGATCATTTACTTGCAGCAGAAGTTTGGTGGTCGATGCATCTTTCCTCGGAGGCTTAGAGAGTTGGAAGGATATGAAAAGGTGCCTGTGTCAGTGTCTAGTGATGCATAA
- the LOC132175284 gene encoding probable ubiquitin-conjugating enzyme E2 26, translating into MDPDVVEIPPPIFRSPKLRRKKEVILHDVIDIDKEGDSADVIFIDEQVHTSNKGKAVEDVFDGYDDLQAQEALANYFFAPGVETLGSVNGVESSESFSPVSHNLINLDGHTSDLSFDDNNEYIDGYPDDFMDVDDYANLQDHLDKMDIPPGIEAAIPWLPDFTECKKKPITGNSSQYTASQLHLDVAGLHGLDSSPSSWSSKPAHIDMKSTSVGSSSMQTQIDTVIHPPEMDLSSSWYHSQVAQNKKKSPASKHRGSALNLPVGKESSKSRWFLEPFKSKKKPVTSSSSTNHSYVNKFEPVPPSHGTDSSIWGNYISKNAKKQVGASSTYYPTYTDALHYPPVEDPSMPLWQESLKNKVKASLTNHTIQSFYPFHGLHPAAEEVADIPWVQDYSAPNQNNAAADGSSTFHVEAIAGEVKDEILRKFRLFKQFDTVEDHSDHHYTGHSSSMKQPSKNWAKKIQEEWKILEKDLPETIFVRVYETRMDLMRAVIIGAEGTPYHDGLFFFDVSFPSGYPNVPPHVYYHSGGLRLNPNLYNCGKVCLSLLNTWSGKKNEKWIPGVSTMLQVLVSIQGLILNTKPYFNEPGYASMSGSASGEMRSQQYNEDTFILSLRTMIYTMRRPPKHFEDFVLGHFCNRAHDILVACKAYMDGAQVGSLVKGGVQDVDVGDKSCSKRFKDSLAGYVDMLVKDFTRIGAENCEKFLSPPVNGNKRLPDMPKAATFSC; encoded by the exons ATGGACCCCGACGTCGTCGAAATCCCGCCCCCGATTTTCCGTTCACCGAAATTGCGCAGAAAGAAAGAG GTCATTCTGCATGATGTGATTGATATAGATAAAGAAGGAGATTCAGCTGATGTTATATTCATCGATGAACAAGTTCACACAAGTAACAAAGGGAAGGCAGTAGAAGATGTTTTTGATGGTTATGATGATCTTCAAGCTCAG GAAGCTTTGgccaattatttttttgctcCTGGTGTTGAAACCCTTGGATCGGTGAATGGAGTTGAATCCTCTGAGAGTTTTTCTCCAGTCTCACATAATTTAATCAACCTCGATGGTCATACTTCTGATCTATCTTTTGATGATAATAATGAGTATATTGATGGTTATCCTGATGATTTCATGGATGTTGATGATTATGCCAATTTGCAAGACCATCTTGATAAGATGGACATTCCTCCTGGAATAGAGGCAGCGATTCCTTGGTTGCCAGATTTCACTGAATGTAAAAAAAAGCCAATTACTGGAAATAGTTCACAATATACGGCATCTCAATTGCACTTGGATGTTGCTGGTCTTCATGGCTTAGACTCATCACCGTCTTCATGGTCATCAAAGCCTGCTCACATCGACATGAAGTCAACTTCAGTGGGTAGTTCAAGTATGCAAACCCAAATAGATACTGTGATTCACCCTCCCGAAATGGATCTGTCTTCATCTTGGTATCATTCACAAGTTgcccaaaataaaaagaaatcacCTGCTTCAAAGCATAGAGGGAGTGCTCTGAATCTCCCTGTTGGGAAAGAATCATCTAAATCACGGTGGTTTTTGGAGCCTTTTAAAAGTAAGAAGAAGCCAGTTACTTCAAGTAGTTCAACTAATCATAGTTATGTAAATAAATTTGAGCCAGTGCCGCCCTCTCATGGAACTGATTCATCTATTTGGGGAAATTATATTTCCAAGAATGCAAAGAAGCAAGTTGGTGCAAGTAGTACGTATTATCCTACTTATACAGATGCATTACATTATCCTCCTGTAGAAGACCCATCTATGCCCTTGTGGCAGGAGTctcttaaaaataaagtgaagGCATCTCTCACGAACCATACAATACAAAGTTTTTATCCATTTCATGGTTTACATCCTGCTGCTGAAGAAGTGGCTGATATCCCCTGGGTTCAGGATTATTCTGCCCCAAATCAAAATAATGCAGCTGCTGATGGTAGTTCAACATTCCATGTTGAGGCAATCGCTGGAGAGGTCAAAGATGAAATTCTGAGGAAGTTCCGGCTTTTTAAACAATTTGATACCGTCGAAGATCATTCAGACCATCACTATACTGGCCATAGTTCCTCCATGAAGCAG CCATCAAAGAATTGGGCAAAGAAAATTCAGGAGGAGTGGAAGATCCTGGAGAAGGATTTACCAG AGACAATATTTGTTAGGGTTTATGAAACAAGGATGGATCTTATGCGGGCTGTCATCATTGGAGCAGAGGGGACTCCCTACCATGATGGTCTCTTCTTCTTTGATGTTTCCTTCCCCAGTGGCTACCCTAATGTACCACCG CATGTCTACTACCACTCTGGTGGTCTTCGACTGAATCCTAATTTGTACAATTGTGGGAAAGTATGCCTCAGTCTACTTAACACCTGGTCTGGCAAAAAGAATGAGAAGTGGATCCCAGGTGTATCAACCATGCTACAAGTTCTTGTATCCATCCAAGGGTTGATCTTGAATACAAAGCCCTATTTTAATGAGCCTGGATATGCATCTATGAGTGGCTCAGCCTCTGGTGAAATGAGGTCCCAGCAGTACAACGAAGATACATTTATCCTATCATTGAGGACAATGATATACACAATGAGGAGGCCACCAAAG CATTTTGAGGACTTTGTATTGGGGCATTTCTGCAATCGTGCGCACGATATTCTGGTGGCATGTAAAGCATATATGGATGGTGCTCAAGTAGGATCTCTGGTGAAAGGTGGGGTGCAGGATGTCGATGTGGGTGACAAGAGCTGCTCAAAACGGTTTAAGGATTCTTTGGCTGGGTATGTAGATATGCTTGTTAAAGATTTTACCCGAATTGGAGCTGAGAACTGCGAGAAATTCCTATCACCTCCCGTGAATGGGAACAAGCGGTTGCCTGATATGCCTAAGGCTGCAACATTCTCTTGCTGA
- the LOC132174480 gene encoding uncharacterized protein LOC132174480, producing the protein MACASRRCLTTLTHHGASHLSNLQRLKPPTASRSLCYSSLIERVWTYPIQLSGPYDPKMEREKAIMGYRFSKPSKLERWQVEMEALKAKLRKKELKERRQSSFKPSVLFFVGKQPYEALRGDIIHTERLNFANVNDKVRRKTNLCVLLWIPVGILCSVHDI; encoded by the exons ATGGCGTGTGCCTCCAGACGCTGCCTGACGACGCTTACACACCACGGCGCATCCCACCTATCTAATCTTCAGCGTCTCAAACCCCCGACTGCCTCTCGGTCGCTATGCTACTCATCCCTGATCGAAAGGGTCTGGACCTATCCCATTCAATTAAGCGGTCCCTATGATCCCAAGATGGAAAGGGAAAAGGCTATAATGGGCTACAGATTTAGCAAGCCTTCCAAACTGGAGCGCTGGCAGGTGGAGATGGAGGCGCTGAAGGCGAAGCTGAGGAAGAAGGAATTAAAGGAACGCCGTCAATCATCTTTCAAGCCCTCCGTTTTATTCTTT GTTGGGAAGCAGCCTTATGAAGCTCTGAGAGGGGATATCATACACACTGAAAGACTTAATTTCGCTAATGTCAATGACAAGGTGCGGAGAAAGACTAATTTGTGTGTGcttctttgg ATCCCTGTGGGCATTCTATGCAGTGTACACGATATTTAA